The proteins below are encoded in one region of Bosea sp. BIWAKO-01:
- a CDS encoding ABC transporter substrate-binding protein — protein MTMKYRVSRRAALGLIGGSAASVLIPVPGARVNAQTLDKVSYQTNWRAQAEHGGFYLALANGIYKKYGIDADIRMGGPQQNPSQLLLGGRVDMIMSNSFEAIRYAQENLPFICIASIFQKDPQVLISHPGQGNDTLAALKGKPILVGAGGRTSFWPFLKAKFGFTDEQIRPYTFNMAPFLADKTISQQGFLSSEPFAIRKAGVNPVVHLLADAGFGNYNTTINISKKMVAEKKDVVQRFVTATLEGWAEYMKGGQAIEAANALILKDNPDMDGEKLAYARQVMNENGIVLSGDALTLGIGAMTDARWADFYKMMTEAGVFPAGIDIKKAYSLEFINKGVGKA, from the coding sequence ATGACGATGAAGTATCGCGTGAGCCGTCGCGCTGCGCTCGGCCTGATCGGCGGCTCGGCCGCTTCCGTCCTGATCCCGGTTCCCGGAGCCAGGGTCAATGCCCAGACGCTGGACAAGGTCAGCTACCAGACCAACTGGCGGGCCCAGGCCGAGCATGGCGGCTTCTATCTCGCCCTCGCCAACGGCATCTACAAGAAATACGGCATCGACGCCGATATCCGCATGGGCGGCCCGCAGCAGAACCCCTCGCAGCTCCTGCTCGGTGGCCGGGTCGACATGATCATGTCGAACTCGTTCGAGGCGATCCGCTACGCGCAGGAGAACCTGCCCTTCATCTGCATCGCCTCGATCTTCCAGAAGGATCCGCAGGTCCTGATCTCGCATCCCGGCCAGGGCAACGACACGCTGGCTGCGCTCAAGGGCAAGCCGATCCTGGTCGGCGCCGGCGGACGCACCAGCTTCTGGCCCTTCCTGAAGGCGAAGTTCGGTTTCACCGACGAGCAGATCAGGCCCTACACTTTCAACATGGCGCCGTTCCTGGCCGACAAGACGATCTCGCAGCAGGGCTTCCTGTCCTCCGAGCCCTTCGCGATCCGCAAGGCGGGTGTGAACCCGGTCGTGCACCTGCTCGCCGATGCCGGCTTCGGCAACTACAACACGACCATCAACATCTCGAAGAAGATGGTCGCCGAGAAGAAGGACGTGGTGCAGCGCTTCGTCACTGCGACTCTCGAAGGCTGGGCCGAATACATGAAGGGCGGTCAGGCGATCGAGGCGGCCAACGCGCTGATCCTCAAGGACAATCCCGACATGGATGGCGAGAAGCTCGCCTATGCCCGCCAGGTCATGAACGAGAACGGCATCGTGCTCTCGGGTGACGCGCTGACACTTGGCATCGGCGCGATGACCGATGCGCGCTGGGCCGATTTCTACAAGATGATGACGGAGGCCGGCGTCTTCCCTGCTGGCATCGACATCAAGAAGGCCTATAGCCTCGAGTTCATCAACAAGGGCGTCGGCAAGGCGTAG
- a CDS encoding FAD-binding oxidoreductase translates to MTRPALSALRAELADLTIYDDAPSLRMHSRDFFWFSPVLKPDLEGKQAELVILPKTKDEVRRIASACARHRVPLTVRGGGTGNYGQAVPLEGGVVLNLTRFNRVVSTTLGAGRFEAGANMLDIDKALAPLGQELRMHPSTRAQATLGGFIAGGAAGAGSCTWGQIDNPGAVIAVEVMTVEPEPRLIELRGKDILKVMHAYGVNGIITEVEVPLAPAHAWAERIATFDTLRQAAAFGQAFTECDGIAKKLISIHDPRIAPYLRRLAPWLGESKAFAILMVSEPQGDELDRLIAEMGGTVTFSRGAAEARAAAFGEHREKGAPGPLYEYTWNHTTLHALKVDPDITYLQLRFPPVRNLELLAWAETHFHEDVLFHIEFQRRQGKVYHSSLPLVRFTTAARLHEIMAQAEEAGIQASNPHSWVLNNAGWKKVDAPQPEFKRIADPQGLMNPGKLLNWQADAAQAAE, encoded by the coding sequence ATGACCCGCCCTGCCCTCTCCGCACTTCGCGCCGAACTCGCAGATCTGACGATCTATGACGACGCGCCGTCGCTCAGGATGCACAGCCGCGACTTCTTCTGGTTTTCGCCCGTGCTGAAGCCGGATCTCGAGGGCAAGCAGGCTGAACTCGTGATCCTGCCGAAGACCAAGGACGAGGTTCGCCGCATCGCCTCGGCCTGCGCGCGCCATCGCGTGCCCTTGACGGTTCGCGGCGGCGGCACCGGCAATTACGGCCAGGCCGTGCCGCTCGAAGGCGGCGTCGTGCTCAACCTGACCCGGTTCAACCGCGTGGTCTCCACCACGCTCGGCGCAGGCCGGTTCGAGGCCGGCGCGAACATGCTCGATATCGACAAGGCGCTTGCCCCGCTCGGGCAGGAGTTGCGTATGCACCCCTCGACCCGGGCGCAGGCGACGCTCGGCGGCTTCATCGCCGGCGGGGCTGCCGGCGCCGGTTCCTGCACCTGGGGGCAGATCGACAATCCAGGCGCGGTCATCGCCGTCGAGGTGATGACGGTCGAGCCTGAGCCGCGGCTGATCGAACTGCGCGGCAAGGACATCCTCAAGGTCATGCACGCCTATGGCGTCAACGGCATCATCACCGAGGTCGAGGTGCCGCTGGCGCCCGCCCATGCATGGGCAGAGCGGATCGCGACCTTCGACACCCTGCGCCAGGCGGCTGCCTTCGGCCAGGCCTTCACCGAATGCGACGGCATCGCCAAGAAGCTGATCAGCATCCACGATCCGCGCATTGCGCCCTATCTGCGCCGGCTCGCCCCCTGGCTGGGCGAGAGCAAGGCCTTTGCCATCCTGATGGTTTCCGAGCCGCAGGGCGACGAACTCGACCGGCTGATTGCCGAGATGGGCGGAACGGTCACGTTCTCGCGCGGAGCGGCGGAAGCCCGTGCCGCGGCGTTTGGAGAGCACCGCGAGAAGGGCGCGCCCGGCCCGCTCTACGAATACACCTGGAACCACACCACGTTGCATGCGCTGAAGGTCGACCCCGACATCACCTATCTGCAGCTGCGCTTCCCGCCGGTCCGCAACCTCGAACTGCTGGCCTGGGCCGAGACGCATTTCCATGAGGATGTGCTCTTCCACATCGAGTTCCAGCGCCGGCAGGGCAAGGTCTACCATTCCAGCCTGCCGCTGGTGCGCTTCACCACGGCCGCGCGGCTGCACGAGATCATGGCGCAGGCCGAAGAAGCGGGCATCCAGGCCTCGAACCCGCATAGCTGGGTGCTGAACAATGCCGGCTGGAAGAAGGTCGATGCACCGCAACCGGAGTTCAAGCGGATCGCCGATCCGCAAGGACTGATGAACCCCGGCAAGCTGTTGAACTGGCAGGCCGATGCCGCGCAGGCGGCGGAATGA
- a CDS encoding creatininase family protein: MSARFWGDLKTTDFEGLSPDTTVAVLPLAAIEQHGPHLPVSVDTTIMNSMLAEAMPLVPANLDVLVLPTLPICKSNEHLHSPGTLTLSWESATQSWLEIGESVRRAGLRKLVIVTSHGGNIDPMKVVAREMRVRHGMLAVTTAWRAFGLPQGVYADLDANHGIHAGDIETSLMLHFRPDLVDMGKAGHFEPSTIKMQGEYAWLRPTGLHAHAWMAQDVNPSGAAGDASLATAEKGKVTAALQAKGFAELLADVARFPLSQLHKAS; this comes from the coding sequence ATGAGCGCGCGTTTCTGGGGCGACCTGAAGACCACCGATTTCGAGGGGCTGTCGCCCGACACCACCGTGGCGGTGCTGCCGCTGGCGGCCATCGAGCAGCACGGGCCGCATCTGCCGGTCTCGGTCGACACCACCATCATGAATTCCATGCTGGCCGAGGCGATGCCGCTGGTGCCCGCCAATCTCGATGTGCTGGTGCTGCCGACGCTGCCGATCTGCAAGTCGAACGAGCATCTGCATTCGCCGGGCACGCTGACCCTGTCCTGGGAGAGCGCGACGCAGAGCTGGCTGGAGATCGGCGAAAGCGTGCGGCGCGCGGGCCTGCGCAAGCTCGTCATCGTCACCTCGCATGGCGGCAATATCGACCCGATGAAGGTGGTCGCGCGCGAGATGCGCGTGCGCCACGGCATGCTGGCTGTCACCACCGCCTGGCGCGCCTTCGGTCTGCCGCAAGGCGTCTATGCCGATCTCGATGCCAATCACGGCATCCATGCCGGCGACATCGAGACCTCGCTGATGCTGCATTTCCGGCCGGATCTCGTCGACATGGGCAAGGCCGGCCATTTCGAGCCAAGCACGATCAAGATGCAGGGCGAGTATGCCTGGCTCAGGCCGACCGGCCTGCATGCGCATGCCTGGATGGCGCAGGACGTCAACCCGAGCGGCGCGGCAGGCGATGCCAGCCTGGCGACGGCAGAAAAGGGTAAGGTGACCGCGGCCCTGCAGGCGAAGGGCTTTGCCGAGCTGCTGGCAGACGTCGCCAGGTTCCCGCTCTCGCAACTGCACAAGGCGTCGTAA
- the soxR gene encoding redox-sensitive transcriptional activator SoxR, translating into MSKADHAHFFDELSVGEVARRSGLAVSTIHFYEAKGLIRSARSSGNQRRYPREVLRRVAIIKVAQRTGIPLKTIGDAFKALPSERTPTAEDWSRLSSVWKVELERRIDRLTRLRDHLTDCIGCGCLSVKSCPLHNPWDRLGEQGVGPRLLDPD; encoded by the coding sequence ATGAGCAAAGCGGATCACGCCCATTTCTTCGATGAGCTGAGCGTCGGCGAGGTGGCGAGGCGCAGCGGGCTCGCTGTCTCCACCATCCATTTCTACGAGGCGAAGGGCTTGATCCGGAGCGCACGGAGCAGCGGAAACCAGCGCCGCTATCCGCGCGAGGTTTTGCGGCGCGTGGCGATCATCAAGGTGGCGCAGCGCACGGGAATCCCGCTGAAGACGATCGGCGACGCCTTCAAGGCCCTGCCATCGGAGCGCACGCCGACGGCGGAGGATTGGTCGCGTCTGTCATCGGTCTGGAAGGTTGAGCTGGAGCGCAGGATCGACCGGTTGACGCGGCTGCGCGACCACCTGACCGACTGCATCGGCTGCGGCTGCCTCTCGGTGAAGAGCTGCCCGCTGCACAATCCCTGGGACCGGCTGGGCGAGCAGGGCGTGGGACCGCGCCTGCTCGACCCCGATTGA
- a CDS encoding NADPH-dependent FMN reductase yields the protein MHRPLDRRIHLALIYGSTREGRLCDRVANWALSQIEGEGPFAVDVIDPLTLDLPKRHPRGETPTVRLLRERIGRADGFIVVTPEYNRGYPAPLKFLIDLVGAEWRGKPVAFVSYGGVSGGLRAIDQLRQVFNELHAATVRDVVCFAHAWSKFDETGQLLDATKAEQAMATMLAQLHWWGTALRDARENVPYGTFAA from the coding sequence ATGCACCGCCCGTTAGACCGCAGGATCCACCTCGCCCTGATCTATGGCAGCACCCGCGAAGGGCGGCTCTGCGACCGGGTGGCCAATTGGGCGCTGTCGCAGATCGAAGGCGAAGGCCCCTTCGCCGTCGATGTCATCGATCCGCTGACACTCGACCTGCCGAAGCGCCATCCACGCGGCGAAACTCCGACAGTGCGCCTGCTCAGGGAGCGCATCGGGCGCGCCGATGGCTTCATCGTGGTGACGCCGGAATATAACCGCGGCTATCCGGCGCCGCTGAAGTTCCTGATCGATCTCGTCGGGGCGGAGTGGCGCGGCAAGCCGGTCGCCTTCGTGTCCTATGGCGGCGTCTCGGGTGGCTTGCGCGCCATCGACCAGTTGCGCCAGGTCTTCAACGAGCTGCACGCGGCCACGGTCCGCGACGTCGTCTGCTTTGCACACGCCTGGAGCAAGTTCGACGAGACGGGCCAGCTCCTGGATGCGACCAAGGCCGAGCAGGCGATGGCGACCATGCTGGCGCAACTGCACTGGTGGGGGACAGCTCTGCGCGATGCGCGGGAAAACGTCCCCTACGGCACATTCGCGGCTTGA